From Blastocatellia bacterium, one genomic window encodes:
- a CDS encoding LamG domain-containing protein has product MSASAESLILHLIFEEVKNNMVEDASDYDHDCTLHGTRPPQLIPDDNFGSCLSFDGVDEYVSLPDLQGDYAGGLTIEAWVFYSSFDLPSKIIDLGNGPGSDNIILMAEAMPPNEASSPSLSLSIYRGSAQQTLSADNVLRLNEWMHLAATIDPQANATLYMNGEEVKSGSLQLPQKVDRRNNYLAKGNWPTDPYFQGKLASIRVYSSALSAEEINLDMQEDQTAAASFRTTHPLDFNLFDDDDQQVLYIADDSSAGENLHLEITNSSRQSMEMAQPNGNPPGVDNHHFELRFRPGTLSASSLNSIRLAESDWQMAKAQQADGTISLFLLSAAAMTLAPTAKIKLTLQHVNADAGAGARGTRVELRYQQLQYAGSTTSVNGSRVQHLSIVNHSGKKNIPLHVGFVGSNTILNDAGETASDLKLRITNLQVDQSLTLNTIETSAPTRFVLSFDGQDEDESKEWALGSDTELAKVEIHWGLLGTLAEATVSGEPAEPLTLSITPALDRDLAAGTSLGVVSQAGDSVVAVVANTAFRGQSAIRIQPLSTQQISILEQGAEVYLRDVVWKADEPSLQGITPQWTFTNQSQVEIGPSEGIQLRITNIRSSLPSGYANLYVRYENIPGYWDGQYVCAIEKAPILYRQNYVGIGTTKPGFPLTIRGASTSEELLGFEDTNGQLKWHLNQKLDAAPPGLNIAESRVADGRLFIRAGGNVGIGTTSPQAKLHVSQGAIMPEQGNSEQAGLLFPKDPGGGSGDAAWIRYYPVSGEATTLEIGVANNADDNLALTASGKIGLTAANDIALTAAGSIALTASGSIALMAAGSVGIGTTTSPQDFKLAASAASQHLQLRRETNQRVGGKVLFLELFQADQSPAAVPEVYPSIRFHHQSRYWQRIEARSDGIHFKGGNLDSDSYTLIYADQGVFDGSVKLGSATSENYVGRGANFHVNNASFKTHSSGNYSWTNTSSNTIRIAGADGGVLATKDVEVLEWHTSAVIINGSIWAKDKYFLIQHPVKPDHQLAHACLEGPEVGVYYRGTARLENGEATVKLPAYFEALTRKEGRTVMLTAIGAEPYRLSYEEIKDGQFKVYGSKARGQFSWEVKAVRADVNPLEVEIKR; this is encoded by the coding sequence ATGAGCGCTTCAGCAGAGAGCCTGATTCTTCATCTGATTTTTGAAGAGGTCAAAAATAACATGGTCGAGGATGCCTCCGACTATGACCATGATTGCACTTTACATGGCACGCGCCCGCCACAACTCATTCCGGATGACAACTTCGGCAGCTGCCTGAGCTTCGATGGCGTGGACGAATACGTGTCTCTTCCAGACCTTCAGGGGGATTACGCCGGCGGTCTCACGATTGAGGCCTGGGTCTTCTACTCCAGCTTTGATCTGCCGTCGAAGATCATCGACCTGGGCAATGGGCCGGGCAGCGACAATATTATTTTGATGGCTGAGGCCATGCCGCCAAATGAAGCGTCATCGCCCAGCCTGAGTCTATCGATTTACCGCGGCAGCGCCCAGCAAACTCTGTCGGCCGACAACGTCCTGCGGCTCAATGAGTGGATGCACCTGGCCGCGACCATTGACCCGCAGGCCAACGCGACGCTCTACATGAATGGGGAGGAGGTCAAGAGCGGATCCTTACAGTTGCCGCAGAAGGTAGACCGCCGGAATAACTATCTGGCGAAAGGCAACTGGCCTACAGACCCCTACTTTCAAGGCAAGCTCGCCAGCATCCGAGTCTATAGCTCGGCGCTTTCCGCCGAAGAGATCAATCTGGATATGCAGGAGGATCAAACGGCGGCAGCTTCTTTCAGAACAACCCACCCGCTTGATTTTAATCTTTTTGACGATGACGACCAGCAGGTGCTCTACATTGCAGATGATTCATCTGCGGGAGAGAACCTGCATCTGGAAATCACCAACAGCTCGCGTCAAAGCATGGAGATGGCGCAACCGAACGGCAACCCGCCGGGTGTCGACAATCATCATTTTGAGCTGCGCTTCCGGCCCGGCACGCTTTCAGCTTCCTCTCTGAACAGCATCCGTCTGGCCGAGAGCGATTGGCAGATGGCGAAAGCGCAGCAGGCCGATGGCACCATCTCGCTCTTTCTTCTGAGTGCCGCGGCAATGACGCTTGCGCCGACGGCCAAGATTAAGCTCACACTTCAGCACGTCAACGCCGATGCGGGTGCGGGTGCGCGCGGCACCAGAGTCGAGCTCAGATACCAGCAGCTTCAATATGCCGGCAGCACGACTTCGGTTAATGGCAGCCGCGTGCAACACCTGAGCATCGTCAACCATAGCGGCAAGAAGAATATTCCGCTCCACGTCGGCTTCGTCGGCTCGAACACGATCTTGAACGACGCGGGCGAGACGGCGAGCGATTTGAAACTGCGAATCACCAATCTTCAGGTAGATCAGAGCCTCACTCTGAATACGATAGAGACTAGCGCGCCGACCCGATTTGTCCTCTCCTTCGACGGGCAGGATGAGGATGAAAGTAAGGAGTGGGCCCTGGGGAGTGATACCGAGTTGGCAAAGGTGGAGATACACTGGGGCTTGCTGGGCACGTTGGCCGAGGCCACCGTAAGCGGGGAGCCTGCGGAGCCGCTCACTCTTTCTATTACCCCTGCCCTTGATCGCGACCTCGCTGCCGGCACTTCCCTGGGCGTGGTTTCGCAGGCGGGAGATTCGGTCGTGGCGGTCGTTGCCAACACCGCCTTCAGGGGACAAAGCGCGATCCGGATACAGCCACTCAGCACGCAGCAAATAAGCATCCTTGAACAAGGCGCGGAGGTCTATCTACGCGATGTGGTTTGGAAAGCCGACGAGCCTTCCCTTCAGGGGATAACGCCGCAGTGGACTTTCACCAATCAGAGCCAGGTGGAGATTGGCCCGAGTGAGGGCATCCAATTGCGGATCACGAATATTCGATCTTCTCTGCCTTCGGGCTACGCCAACCTCTACGTCCGCTATGAAAACATCCCGGGCTATTGGGACGGGCAGTACGTCTGCGCCATTGAAAAAGCGCCAATCCTGTACAGGCAGAATTATGTCGGCATCGGCACGACGAAGCCGGGGTTCCCGTTGACGATTCGAGGTGCTTCAACGTCTGAAGAACTGCTCGGATTCGAGGACACCAATGGCCAGTTAAAATGGCACCTCAACCAAAAGCTCGATGCGGCGCCGCCCGGCCTGAATATCGCCGAATCACGGGTTGCTGATGGGAGACTATTTATTCGGGCGGGCGGCAATGTCGGCATCGGCACGACCAGCCCGCAGGCGAAATTGCATGTTTCTCAAGGCGCGATCATGCCGGAACAAGGCAATTCGGAGCAGGCCGGTCTGTTGTTCCCCAAAGACCCTGGCGGCGGCAGCGGCGATGCGGCCTGGATCCGCTACTATCCCGTCAGCGGCGAAGCCACGACGCTAGAGATCGGCGTTGCCAACAATGCGGACGACAATTTAGCGTTGACGGCTTCCGGCAAGATCGGGTTGACGGCTGCCAATGACATCGCGTTAACGGCGGCGGGCAGCATCGCGTTGACGGCTTCTGGCAGCATCGCGTTGATGGCGGCGGGCAGCGTCGGCATCGGAACGACGACCTCTCCACAGGATTTCAAGCTCGCCGCGAGCGCCGCCAGTCAACATTTACAGTTGCGCCGAGAGACCAATCAGAGAGTCGGTGGGAAGGTCCTGTTTTTGGAGTTATTCCAGGCCGACCAATCACCGGCAGCCGTGCCGGAGGTTTATCCGAGCATACGGTTTCATCACCAGTCTCGTTACTGGCAGCGCATCGAGGCCCGCTCCGACGGCATTCACTTCAAAGGGGGTAACCTGGACTCTGATAGCTACACCCTCATTTATGCCGATCAGGGCGTCTTTGACGGATCGGTGAAGCTCGGCTCGGCCACCTCGGAGAACTACGTCGGGCGTGGGGCCAACTTTCACGTCAACAACGCAAGCTTTAAAACTCATTCGAGCGGCAATTATTCTTGGACTAACACGTCGTCCAACACCATCCGAATTGCCGGCGCTGATGGAGGCGTGCTGGCGACGAAAGATGTAGAAGTGCTTGAGTGGCACACGAGTGCCGTCATCATCAACGGGAGCATCTGGGCCAAGGATAAATACTTCCTTATCCAACACCCCGTCAAGCCCGATCATCAGCTCGCGCACGCCTGCCTGGAAGGCCCGGAAGTCGGCGTCTATTATCGCGGCACGGCGCGGCTCGAAAACGGCGAAGCCACCGTCAAGCTGCCCGCATATTTCGAGGCGCTGACGCGCAAAGAAGGCCGAACCGTGATGCTGACCGCCATCGGCGCGGAGCCTTACCGGTTGAGTTATGAAGAGATCAAAGACGGTCAATTCAAGGTCTACGGGAGCAAGGCTCGCGGCCAGTTCTCGTGGGAGGTGAAGGCCGTCAGAGCGGACGTGAATCCATTAGAAGTGGAGATTAAGCGGTGA
- a CDS encoding DUF6603 domain-containing protein — MIGSMPVNAQIEVPLAGALAAGSWALKLNSTILFSSGLQDLITFLDQTTLLQAFGLPSFSSIFPDELKQIPTIFLDEVQILLNPLQLQFQYLTFRLLSVESINYADYLLIDKVGVRVNLAPAAGASGISLFIFGTVKMGETATLDVSVLIPENFSQNNWIFMMSGEVDLESINDVELLPINTPIEELQLPDGFFTLETLNLDLFEVDFNPLQANLSTIILSVAISGACELISDLSFENPSMSLNIDDPFNQGAPPARKLTGTFAGTIQVGDISFSIDAEKQTEGWSFTGATEPGSIPIGQLISSLAAQFNLELPDFINDISLESLSLTFNTTAAETPATSGGTGVAAPQTESVVFNCEGAFPLDDQQAIISLAVDVRRVSGGPFYGSLGGELAISPLLFTTTYSQSAADNFFVAAYSHQEASRSIDLKDLIASASSTVAAYIPESLAVDLKYVLFAFSKDTTGSKLLFGLDLGTSINLSDLPLVGQAFPADEAVSVNDLQVLVASKLFEQNLITTLKSSFPAQITALPQGDLSAGLWVSASMSFGDSTLPLDLPVSGGAATNPAMTRPPATTPAATTANVAATDNAKWFTLQKSFGPVYFRRVGVQYQGNLLTFLLDASLTVGGLTLSLDGLSVGSPLDKFDPQFNLKGIGIDYKGGPVSIGSAFLRKQVTSNGQTYDEYDGAALIKTEQLTISAIGSYAYFNEQPSLFIYAVLDYPLGGPSFFFVTGLAAGFGYNRSLIMPSIDQVAKFPLVDEAINGTGNPNDLEGELRKISAYIPPTVGEMFLAIGIKFTSFKIIDSFVLLTASFGNRFELNLLGLSTLISPPQASQTSALAVVQMAIKATFLPDDGFLGVLGQLTPASYILSRDCQLTGGFAFYSWFSGPHAGDFVQTLGGYHPLFTIPDHYPRVPRLSVNWRVDSNLSIKGDAYFALTSSALMAGGSLQATWHSGDFKAYFKAAADFLVAWKPYHYDAKIRVTMGVTYKFDVDVGLGKVRKTISVDVGSDLHIWGPEFSGKAHVKLDVVSFDVTFGDASKSKPKAINWSEFKSSFLPAASQVCSLSVKAGLVKNSEDAKWIINPKDFCITVDSAIPSKEAYRSKPLAGGTQQDTPISSSSAYQKGFGIGPMAVEASNLSSKYYITILRNGTEWAGEDFQYAPVLKKVPAGLWGQSVSPSLKAPAFIEPALTGFDISPGKLPTPGETADIERENLQYDPIPIRDAYRWETYLAFAATSAEAAQRTEEIRRTITDPAVAATREQLLTTLGVTAPIVLAADDVADSFLIPPEIGTLAG; from the coding sequence TTGATCGGCAGCATGCCCGTCAATGCACAAATCGAGGTTCCACTGGCCGGCGCCCTCGCGGCAGGCAGTTGGGCCTTAAAACTGAACTCGACCATTCTTTTCTCGTCCGGCCTCCAAGACCTGATAACTTTTCTCGACCAGACGACTCTCCTGCAAGCGTTTGGCCTGCCTTCCTTCTCCAGCATCTTCCCGGATGAACTCAAACAAATCCCGACCATCTTCCTGGACGAAGTCCAAATCCTGTTGAACCCGCTCCAGCTCCAGTTCCAATATCTGACATTTCGCCTGCTCTCCGTTGAGTCAATCAATTACGCCGACTACCTGCTCATTGACAAGGTTGGAGTCAGGGTGAACCTCGCCCCGGCGGCGGGCGCTTCTGGAATCTCACTTTTCATCTTCGGCACCGTCAAGATGGGGGAGACGGCGACGCTTGATGTTTCCGTTCTCATCCCTGAGAACTTCAGCCAGAACAACTGGATCTTCATGATGTCGGGCGAGGTTGATTTAGAGAGCATCAACGACGTGGAGCTTTTGCCGATCAATACGCCCATCGAAGAGTTGCAACTCCCCGATGGCTTCTTCACCCTCGAAACACTGAACCTGGACCTCTTCGAGGTTGACTTCAATCCGCTACAAGCAAACCTCTCGACTATCATCCTGTCGGTTGCCATTTCAGGCGCGTGCGAGCTGATCAGCGATCTCTCGTTCGAGAATCCGTCGATGTCCTTGAACATCGACGATCCTTTCAATCAGGGTGCGCCGCCGGCCCGAAAGCTGACCGGCACTTTTGCGGGAACTATTCAAGTCGGCGACATCAGTTTCAGCATTGACGCCGAGAAGCAAACGGAGGGCTGGAGCTTTACCGGCGCGACCGAGCCAGGCTCAATTCCCATCGGGCAGCTCATCAGCTCCCTGGCGGCGCAGTTCAACTTGGAGCTGCCCGATTTCATCAACGATATTTCTCTGGAGAGCCTGTCGCTCACTTTCAACACCACCGCCGCCGAGACGCCCGCCACTTCCGGCGGCACTGGTGTTGCCGCCCCTCAAACTGAAAGCGTGGTTTTCAACTGCGAGGGGGCGTTCCCTCTGGACGACCAGCAGGCGATCATCTCGCTTGCGGTGGATGTCAGACGCGTTTCCGGCGGCCCCTTTTACGGTTCCCTCGGCGGAGAGCTAGCCATCTCTCCGCTCTTGTTCACGACGACCTACAGTCAGAGCGCGGCAGACAACTTTTTCGTCGCCGCCTATAGCCACCAGGAGGCAAGCCGGAGCATTGACCTGAAAGACCTTATCGCCAGCGCTTCTTCCACCGTTGCGGCTTACATCCCGGAGAGCCTGGCCGTTGATTTGAAGTATGTGCTCTTCGCCTTCAGCAAAGATACTACCGGCTCGAAGCTACTCTTCGGGTTGGACCTGGGCACGAGCATCAATCTTTCCGATCTGCCGCTCGTCGGCCAGGCCTTCCCCGCAGATGAAGCCGTCAGCGTGAACGACCTGCAAGTGCTGGTGGCCTCAAAGCTGTTTGAACAGAACCTGATCACAACCCTTAAGAGTTCCTTCCCGGCGCAGATTACGGCGCTGCCGCAGGGCGACCTCAGTGCCGGGCTCTGGGTTTCCGCCTCGATGAGCTTCGGCGATTCGACACTGCCATTGGACCTGCCTGTCTCTGGCGGCGCGGCGACCAATCCGGCCATGACCAGGCCGCCCGCGACGACGCCTGCGGCGACCACTGCCAACGTCGCCGCCACTGACAACGCCAAGTGGTTTACGCTGCAAAAATCTTTTGGCCCAGTCTATTTCCGCAGAGTCGGAGTGCAGTATCAGGGCAACCTACTGACCTTTTTGTTGGACGCTTCTCTGACGGTCGGCGGGCTAACGCTTTCCCTCGATGGTCTCTCCGTCGGCTCTCCGCTCGACAAGTTCGATCCTCAATTTAATCTCAAAGGGATCGGCATTGACTACAAAGGCGGCCCGGTCTCCATTGGCTCTGCCTTTTTGAGAAAGCAGGTCACCTCGAACGGACAGACCTACGATGAGTATGATGGGGCGGCGCTCATCAAAACCGAGCAACTGACCATCTCTGCCATCGGCTCTTATGCCTACTTCAACGAACAGCCGTCTCTGTTCATCTATGCCGTATTGGATTATCCGCTTGGCGGGCCTTCCTTCTTTTTCGTCACCGGCCTGGCCGCAGGGTTCGGCTACAACCGCTCGTTAATCATGCCGTCCATCGATCAGGTCGCGAAGTTTCCCCTGGTAGACGAGGCGATTAACGGAACCGGCAACCCGAATGATCTCGAAGGCGAACTGCGAAAGATCAGCGCGTACATCCCGCCCACGGTCGGGGAGATGTTCCTCGCCATTGGGATCAAGTTCACCTCCTTCAAAATCATTGACTCCTTCGTGCTTTTGACGGCCAGTTTCGGCAATCGTTTCGAACTCAACTTGCTGGGGCTCTCGACCTTGATTTCGCCGCCGCAGGCGAGTCAAACGTCCGCTCTGGCCGTCGTCCAGATGGCCATCAAAGCCACTTTCCTCCCCGACGACGGATTCCTCGGCGTGCTCGGCCAGCTGACTCCCGCCTCTTACATCTTGTCGAGGGATTGTCAGCTCACGGGCGGCTTTGCTTTTTACAGTTGGTTTTCCGGCCCGCATGCGGGCGACTTCGTGCAAACGCTCGGCGGTTATCACCCGCTCTTTACCATCCCGGATCATTACCCGCGCGTGCCTCGCCTGAGTGTGAACTGGCGCGTCGACAGCAATCTGAGCATCAAAGGCGATGCCTATTTCGCGCTGACTTCCTCGGCCCTGATGGCCGGCGGAAGCCTGCAAGCGACCTGGCACAGCGGCGATTTCAAGGCCTATTTCAAGGCGGCGGCCGATTTCCTCGTCGCCTGGAAACCTTACCACTACGATGCCAAGATCCGTGTGACGATGGGAGTCACCTATAAGTTTGACGTTGATGTCGGGCTCGGCAAGGTGCGTAAAACCATCTCGGTCGATGTTGGCTCTGATCTACACATTTGGGGGCCTGAGTTTTCCGGCAAAGCTCATGTCAAGCTTGACGTGGTTTCCTTCGACGTGACTTTCGGCGACGCTTCGAAAAGCAAGCCAAAGGCAATTAACTGGAGCGAATTCAAAAGCTCTTTCTTGCCCGCAGCCAGTCAGGTTTGCAGCCTTTCGGTCAAGGCCGGCCTGGTCAAGAATTCAGAGGACGCCAAGTGGATCATCAATCCCAAGGACTTCTGCATCACTGTCGATTCGGCCATTCCCTCGAAAGAGGCTTATCGAAGCAAGCCGCTGGCAGGCGGCACACAGCAGGACACGCCGATCAGCAGTTCAAGCGCGTATCAAAAGGGCTTCGGCATCGGGCCGATGGCGGTGGAGGCGAGCAATTTATCCTCCAAGTATTACATCACCATCCTCCGCAACGGGACAGAGTGGGCCGGCGAGGATTTCCAATATGCGCCGGTGCTGAAGAAAGTTCCGGCGGGGCTGTGGGGCCAATCCGTCTCGCCCTCTCTCAAAGCGCCAGCTTTCATCGAGCCGGCTCTCACGGGCTTTGACATCAGCCCCGGCAAGCTGCCGACCCCGGGCGAGACCGCCGACATCGAGCGCGAGAACTTGCAATACGATCCGATTCCGATCCGGGATGCCTACCGTTGGGAGACCTACTTGGCCTTCGCCGCCACGTCGGCAGAGGCCGCCCAGCGCACGGAAGAGATTCGCCGCACGATTACCGACCCCGCAGTCGCCGCGACCCGCGAGCAGCTACTAACCACCTTAGGCGTTACCGCGCCAATCGTTTTGGCGGCTGACGACGTGGCCGATTCGTTCTTAATTCCCCCTGAGATTGGCACACTGGCCGGTTAA